The nucleotide sequence AGcagttaacataaaaaaaacaaagcactaGACACATGTAGCAGAGAAGCAACTCCGATTCATACAAGTCAAACAACAATGATGACTGTACAGTGGATGCTTTGACTGATTTCTATTGTATGCTCTTACTCAGTCAACATATGCAGGTGTGCAATTACCAGTATCTGTGTGTACGCAGGTGTGCACTTACCAGTATAAGATATCGTGAGCGGACCTGCACTGTCCCAAACACTCCCAGAATGACAGCCAGGATGTGAAGAAAGTTTGCCAAGATGGGAGCCCATTGATATCCCAGGAAATCAAACACCTGCCTCTGCAGCACAGCCAGCTACAaatacacatatgcacacatgcataaaGTACATAAGCACTATAGTAAAGAACACATAACcactaataacacactaatTTTGCACTCAAGTGTATTGGTTATTATAATATACATCCATTAAAATACTGAATAAAGATGTTCAAAAGCTGTTGAATAGGACAACtgtgaatgaataattaaagaGCCTGACATTCTAGCTGCCTGCTTTTGAATATTTTGAATTGTTCAGTCTTTAAAAATAGATAGGCTATGATGTAGCCAAGTTACTGACTTATTTTCTTGTGCcttacatatacacaaatagaGTAACCTCTCCTTCCTGGCTACTTTAAGCAGCCTCTGAGGAAGGCTGTTGCATCACAGACCTGGCCTACATAGCAGACCCAGCGTTCTGCCCAGAATGGGACGTCTGGTATTGTTGGCTCCTATTAACAGGTGAAGCTCAAACAAGCTACAAGCATCCAAGAAACAATCTGCTTGGAACAAGTTTTGTGAATCATCCAGGCAAAAACAGGAATCGGCCACAGAGCAACTGTACAACGAGTGTCCACAGTGTGCCACAGTGTCAGCTGCAAATACATGCCTGCTGAATCAACACAACAGTCAATACAACCAGTATCAATTCACAGCTGCTCAAGTGACAGTTTTTTATATACCATACACTATATAAAACTGTTATATGGGTGATGTATGATGCTTTGATTGCAATTCAGTTACAAAGGGTTAAAATTGGTCCATCACACATATACTCTTACCATAACTTATCAAGCATCTGTGGACTGCACAGGCAAAATGAGCCATAAAAGGGCAATAAAACACGACCATCCATTTAGGCCAGGGGCAGACAAATGCAACGggcccttcacacacacacacacacacacaagtaatcCCACAGCGCTCTGCTGCAGCTGTTTCCATGGAAACTGCCTGGAGCCCCAGCCCACAGCCCTATGAGAAAAGAGCCCCTACCTCAGGAGATCCCTTTTTGCCACATGCAcactctcacaaaacacacaccgaACTGGGGCATTAAAAGTTTCTGTGAAATCCATTCTAGTGACGATTGTTGTTATGTTACCAATATCAACATTCCGAGTACTGGCCGATACCCGACACTGATCCGATACTGATTTCCTCCAGTTCTCTGTAAGCTTGTGTTGCTGATTGATGTGAAACTTGACAGGCCTGACACCAGTGTGTGCTAACCCCTTAAAAATCTCTGGGATTCTCAGCAGGTCCAGTCTTAGGTCTGGAATCATATTCCTTTTCAGTCTGTGTCACTGTAATTACTACATAATCCAGCGTAGCTGTTAAAAATATGGCTGGAAAATCTGTGTCATGTTAGTCATAATCCATTTCCACAGCATATTGTATACCAGTTGGATAAGAACAACATCTTAGGccaatatctttttttttttgaagcacaTTCTCATGTGGCTGTTACAAAGAGACATAACTGAGACAGGATACATCTGAGCAGTTAAGGGCAGGTTGGTGttgctgggatttaaactcacaacagTGAGTAACCCCAAGCCTGAAACCCTGTCCTAGTACAGATCATCTATATGTAGACTGTCTGTCCAGAAATAATAACAAGAGCAGATTTTTACCCTTTGATTCACAAAGCCCGCTCCCCACCTCCTCATTCACCTCctcagtcactcattcactcagacTTCTCTCAGACACAACTGAACATGTGAGTATGAAATCAGTGTGATGGAAGGGACCACAGCGCAAGGCGTTCACCTACCAGCTGCAAGGAGCAGATGACCACCAACGTGCACCTCCCGTCGCAGCGGCCCATGCTCTCGCGCTTCATGCACGGCTTGGGCCCCGCGAGGCGCCGCGAGAAGGACGGGTCTCCGTTGAGGTCCAGCGTGGCGGCGGCTGTATACCGTTATTTATACACACCAAACCGTCAGGGAGCCCAGCGGGCTGCAGCCGCGGTGCCGTGCGTTAATACTTCAGCGCTGTTGATGACCATAACCGCACTTCAGCCGCGTCTCCGGGTGACTTTGTTCTCACACGGAGCCGACCGCAACGGGTCGGCCACGCCTTCATTCCGCGCGAGGGGATTCAAGAAAGCACAAAGaacagcacacacacgcgcgcgcacacagacagaaagaggagaACATGTTTAACTTGCACAAATGAGCATCATATGATAAGCAATCACACGGACAGCGAATGGGGAGGGGGTATGGGGGGTAAAAATACCGCAAATGAAATCAGTGCGAGGCACAAAGCACGCCTTTGTCACTTACCGCGCGCGCTGTCCGCCGTCGCTTTCTCCCGAGGAAAAACAGGCCAATTTTAAAGAGACAGATTTAGCTGAGACTGAAGCTCGCTTATGAGCATCCCTCCGTACCGCTCGACTCTTTGTCAACACCGACAGGAGGGCGAGAGAAAGGGATTATGGGTGGAAACCAAACCCTCGTGCAAGTTTACCAGCAGTCCGCGCGGGGGAGTGcgcctccttctccttctcctcctccagccaGGCGCGTGAACACAAAGGAAAAGAGCATGGCTTCATCCCTAATGGCACCCTACCCCCTATCTAAGTGAAGGCTGTAACATGGTGCAAGGAAGAATGGCCTCAAATGGAGTGTATTATATGTGCAAAGGGACTTGGTCAGGATTCAGATTAAGTATAGGCTAGAAAgggcaaagaaaagaaagatataGCACCAAGATTATGTTTTTGGAGAGGACAAAATAGCCTTAAAGTTTTGATGCACAAATAGTTGTTTGATAGCTATACCCTTTTATTAACTTATAAATAAAGGACAAATTGAGTATCACTTGATTAACACATTGTATTctcaatatacagtatgttcagGATGATTATTAAAGgagctgtttgtttttagatCCATATTCGTGGTAAAAGCTTCTCACTTAGGGTATGGAAAAGGATGGCAAATGTGTTCACATTCATTATATTGTAGTTAACATCAGCTGTAGGTTATAAGACCAATTGTATTTATAAGATAATCTACCTACCTAGATGTTTACATTCATAGCTGCagtcttattttcttttaaatatcatCCTTTCCTGCTTTTCCACCAAGGTCATCAAAGTGCTTACCAACTATTCCCACTTGATTCTGGGGAAATCCCAAATCTCTTAACAAAGAGTTTGGGGAAAACCTGGAGCTTTCCCCCCTCAAATCACACAAAATATTCCTTGCAGTTACTCCTGGGGCAGCTGGTATAGATGGGCTTGAAGGACTATGCCCCACACCCCCTCCAAAGCAGCCCCTCCACCCGCCCTCTTCTTTCAAAACAGACTTTAAAAAAGCACCATTTCAGATTATTTGGAGAAAACGAATGGCAAAAGGTGGATTTTTGTAAAACCAAGTGCAACAGCACCACCAAGGGTAATAAGTAAAATACACAGAATGGCAAGGAGCAGCAATACTGGGGCTGATTCTTTCTAACCCAGACTGTTCAAGTGCGCTGTCAGGTAATTACACTGAGTTAAATTTGACCCTATTTGGGCTGATACTTTTCATCCCATGTCACTGACAGATTCGTCACACAGTGTAATAAAGAGAGACATGAcgttatcattattttattttccataaaAATGCCTTTTGAGCAGAAACTAAAAGTAGATAGACTAAGCACACATTCTTCATTCAACatacaaacaacacaaaaggACAGtttacagaaacagaagcttAATGGTTTTTAGTCTGAAGAGTTACAACTTTTCTGCCAGCCatctttgttatttaatggaaACTCAGCAGGCAATTGCAGACctgaaagactttttttttattactaatcCGTAATCTTAGACTCACACACCTAAAGacttaagtgtgtgtgggtgtgtaataGTTTACCCagcatcatttttattttatcacctTGTGATATAATACACCCTGCATTGCTCAACCCTAATAGTTTTACCATCAAGCCATTAATAGATATTTGATTTTACCACAACCAGCCATCAGAAATAAATTCCATAGATTTACAGGTTTATGCtacataaaatgtattaaacagCTTCATACTGTGTGTAATTTAGCACCATTTATATTATCGTATAATAAAGTAAGGATAGCTTGTGAACTTGAGATACTTCTATAACATTAATATGTAgagaataatataatattgacTTCcagttatttaatataaaatagtttaatccTGTACTCTCCTCCACTTAATTAATATTGCCGAGTGATAATATTACAAACTCACCCATACCAAGCAAATGGCCAAGCAAAACGATCAGGGATTTTACTCAAAGATAGTACAAGAAGTATAGTACTACTCGGAGAAAGAGTGAGCTTTGTCTGCAGTCTGTTATGACCCGTCCCTGGAGCTTGGACCTAGACCACTGGATATGTCTGAGATGTTTTTGGACATCATCAGTGCCAATGTCAcaataatgagtgtgtgtgactctctATTATTGTGGCATGTAGTGATGGTagttctacacaacactgacatgaTAAAACAAGCTGATATAATGTACCATGAACCAAAGGAAAAATACCCAGAACCTCATCACACatgcagttttaaataaatactaaagaCCCTTAATTTCCATTCTTTTTAATGATTGcttgttttatacatttagcATTCTGCTGGCAACTTTGCTGCTTTCTAATGTGTTTTACAACCTGTATACATTTTATTCTGGTCCTGCCATACACAAGAAGGCCTAGCATCATGTAAGTGatagagtttgtgtgtttttgcacttctttttacatttcagtgtttgtgtcatgGCAGCCTTCCATAAATATCTTCTGTTTGACTATTAGATAAATAGACTACTAATAAGCAAATTCTACCTGCGCAACTTCTTTTAGATCTgctctgctttctttttttttgccaaacgTTTCATGCCTCCAGGGTTTTCACCagcaaagtgaaagaaaaataaaggaacGACAGCACAAATGAAAAACGTCTTGACGATAATTTAGTCTAAATGTTGAATGAAAGATAAATTGCTTAAGATCATAACTATTATAATTATACTTCTCTGTCTGCAGCTTGATGCCACTTTACATCCCTTTCTTTTTGGCAGTTTCTGTGgttcatctatttatttatatttaaaaaaaaatatatatatttttttttaaaaaagcaccaGACAATGCCAGTAATCCTTGTATGAAAACACAGAAACCGGCTCTTCTGCTGCTGCAAGAAAATGTTACACACgatttggttttttttgcagattgTAATTGGTAATTTTTTCATAGCTCAACTTATAATAGCTTTTACATGAACTGTGAAATGCACAAAATTATTCCTCAGACTATCCAGGTTAAACTAATTGTAATGGTTTCTATATGAATGTGAGATTGGGTTTTAGTTTTATAATCTTTCTTCTGGATTGCTTccgacagacagatagatagatagacattccCGAAAAATGGGCACACAATCTAGCACAGAACAATCTAGTTTGCAGGGAGGATGACGGACAGAATCAGGATCTGTTCAGAGGACACGAAGGAGACAGTTAAAAGAAGCAAATAGTGGATCCACAAGTTTTTACAGAACATATATTTCACATTCATATTTTACAAAGAACTGCGCGAACCTATAAACAGATATAACTTTGTCCAAACATGAAATAAGGtgcaatttgttttgtttggatcATGAAGGAACATCTGTGAAACCTATTAAATGTCTTGTTATAAATTATATGGTCTTGACAGAATGCAAACCTGCAATTTACTGTATTTATGTATCAACATGCAGAGCTCTAAACACTGAGCAAACAAATGCAGTTCCACTGTAGCTAAAGTTAAATCGCTTAAGATAGTCTTGTTTTCAGATTCCTGTACATTCTGCTGATCGGGACAGCAAAAAGAACCAGATATTgttgagaaataaaaagaacaccaaCATTCCTTTCTCCAAAAATGAGTTTATTAAAAGCATAGAAAAggaaatgaacatttttatcCTTGGCAAAGGACTGTCACAAAATTGAATTTTTCCGTTTCTCAAAACCATTAATCCCCATGCTGACTCCACACACGCACGGTCGCactcatgcacgcacacacactcacatacacactcgcacgcgcacacacacactactgaatttCCCCCATGTAGAGGCGCTTATCACTGGATCCAGAAAGAACTGTGGAAGAAGAAAACATCCATCATGAAATTAAATAGAACACAACAAGCAAAGACTCCAGATTTCTTACTTTCTAGACACACACTCTAAATTTCCTCTGTGTTAAAGATAAAATGGTAGAATTTTAGGTGTATATACCAATAGGTTCCTCAGGATGGAAGGCCACCTCGTTGACTGATCCTGCATGGCCAGGAAGTTTATAAAGGATTCTACGAGAGGTCGTGTCCCAGATGTACACAAACCTAAAAAAGCAAACACGCAGAATTATACACCGATCATTAATATGAATGCTTATATAGTTCTGTAGGCACACGGTCTCTTACCTGTCAGCGGAGCCTGCCGCTATCTTACTGCCATCTGCTGACCAAGAGCAGCGTAGAAGATTCTTCAGACAAAAGAAATCCATAAAACATTTAGTACATGCATCGGTTTCCACCATCACAAAGGCATAACGTGCAGTTGCTCATTAGGAGAGATGATCTCAAAAGAAAGGATAAGATAATACaatgtgggagtgagtgagaagaGAGATGAAACACTATCTAATAAAAATAGTTGATGTGTATTCAGGAATCATTCACAGCTCCACAGACAAAATGTGGGTGTAAATTTGTACGTCTTATTCAGCTGGCTTTTCTCTGGACAAACACTAACCTTCAAAAGTGGACAGCAgataaaatatgtatatgtttatacagctttaatgacattaatgtggCTGAAAATAGTTGAAATTTAGTTCTATAATAACCGATACAGCAATGATACAGGATTTCTGAGTagctacagtgagggaaaaaatgatttgatcccctgctgattttgtacgtttgcctactgacaaagaaatgatcagtctgtaattttaatggtaggtttatctgaacagtgagagacagaataacaaaaaaaatccagaaaaacacatttcaaaaaaagttatacattgatttgcattttattgagtgaaataagtatttgacccatttgcaaaacatgacttagtacttggtggcaaacccttgttggcaatcacagacgtcagacatttcttgtagttggccaccaggtttgcacacatctcacatctcaaggaatttgggcccactcctctttgcagatcctctccaagtcattaaggttttgtggctgaccctttagctccctccacagattttctatgggattaaggtctggagactggctacgccactacaggaccttaatgtgcttctttttgaatcactcctttgttgccttggccgtgtgttttgggtcattgtcaggctggaatatccatccacaacccattttcaatgccctggctgagggaaggaggttctcatccaaaaTTTtatggtacatggccccgtccatcatccctttgatgcagtgcagttgtcctgtcacctggggatggtgtacttggggtcataggcagcattcctcctcctccaaatacagcgagttgagttgatgccaaagagctggattttggtctcatttcaccacaacactttcacccagttctcctctgaatcattcagatgttcactggcagacttcagatgagcctgtacatgtgatttctttagcagggggaccttgcgggtgctactggatttcagtctttcacggcgtagtgcgTTACCAATTGTtatcttggtgactatggtcccagctgccttgagatcattgacaaaatcctccagtgtaattctgggctgattccttgccgttctcatgatcatcgaaactccatgaggtgagatcttgcatggagccccagaccaaggaagattgacagtccttttgtgtttcatccatttgggaataatcacaccaactgttctcaccttctcaccaagctgcttggcgatggtcttgtagctcattccagccttgtgtaggtctacaatcttgtccctgacatccatggacagctctttggtcttggccatgatggagagtttggaatctgattgattgcttccttctgtggacaggtgtctttcatactgttaaggagctgagattaagagcactcccagagagtgctcctactgtaatctcagcttgttacctgtataaaagacacctgggagccagaaatctttctgattgataggggatcaaatacttatttcactcattaaaatgcaaatcaatgtagaacttttctgaaatgcgtttttatggatttttttgttattctgtctctcactgttcaaatacacctaccattaaaattacagactgaccatttctttgtcagtgcaaaatcgtacaaaatcagcaggggatcaaataatttttttcccctcactgtacatAGTACTAACTAGATTTGTAATGCAATATTGGTGTATTACTAACTACTTATAGGTAACAAATAACATGTTTTGCCCCATGAAACATTTGTAACCTTCGAAAAGCAGTGACAGATTCGCATTATGTATAAGATAGAACTGTATTAAtcaaaggaaattcttttgccagagactgcttcaaattaattttttttttcttgtatatatatatatatatatatatatatataaagaaataatctatatataaaaataaataaataaagctgttaAATTGGCTTTATTTGTTATCACTAAAGCAGTGGTGTCCAATCGTATCCACAAACGGCCGGTGTggttgcaggttttcattccaaccgagcagaagccacacctgagtctatcgaaagccaagatcagttttaaacaggtggaatcaggtgtggctcctgcttgattggtatgaaaacctgcacccacaccagccctgttgtggataagattggacacctctgCTGTAAAGGAATGTAAAatagtacaaataaataaagccttCAAATAAGCATGCGTGTCCAAAACTCTGACTGGCAAtgtgcaacaacaaaaaaaaatcttcaacctgttttttttttttaaccaaatttTAAAGATTAGAGAAAACAGATCATCCACCTGCCCTGTATAACCTGTATTAAACTGTGTAATTATTACAAAAGACTACcattactgcactttatttTCTGACTTACCTTTTCAAAATTGTGGGCATTTCCCTGGAAAATCTTCACACATCTCTCTTTAGGGGCAAATGGACGGATATCCCAGACACGCACTAAATCACAGAGGAGAGATTATCTTAAAGAGGATTTAACAACACAATATTTTAATCTCACGATCAGAGTctgcatctctttctctctctcacatatcAAAAGCAGCCACTCACCACTGTTGTCCATGGAGTTGGACAGTAAATAGGATCCCTCTGAGCTGAGACTGAGACCCGTCACCGAGTCTCCATGTCCCTGCATGCTGTAAATCAGCTTATTCTGTCTCAGGTCCCATACCTgcaacatacacaaacatacacacgtAAAGAAACCCACTGACAAACACAAGCCGAGGCAGCGTGTGAACATGTCTGACATTCTGGATGATGAACCTTGATGTCATTGTCGATGCCTCCTGAGATGATCTGGTCACTGGTGTCGTTGAAGGTAACACTTAGAACCTGGTACGTGTTTTGGAACGTATGAACTGATGCCTTCTTCCTGATGTCCCACAGCTGAAAACCAAGgaacaattcatttttttaaccaAACATTCATAATTACTTGAcaacaatacaccacactaacaATTCTGCATTGTTATTGTGTCTGCATTCATGATCAAGACCgttaaattctatttattttactacAATTGTCTTACGGAGTGTTTACTTTTCAGAAGCTGATTTATGTTACATTAACATATGTAGGTTTGTCAGAATGTATTACATCCAGACtgtctataaataaaatttgcctCACTGTGGAAACAGGATCAAATTTCAAatccaatttttatttatagtacACATCACGTATTTACAGAGAATAACAGCAAATAACGGCTGCGAACGGTGGtcgctcaagtgattaaggctctgggttgttgattggaagattgggattcaagctccagcaccaccaagcggtcactgttgggcccctaagcaaggccaCTAACCACCCCcccttgctccaggggcactgcatcatggctcgccctgtgctctgaccccaaccctccaaggagcttagtggttaaggtgtttggactactggtcagaaggttgtgagttctgccaaatgccagaaatgtaaatgtactttttttttgcccaaACTGTTGTTCTTACAAAAAAAGtgtatacaaaacaaaaaaaattcacatgtTCCCCATTCTTCCAGGAATAACCAGATAAACTTGTGCTTCCATGTAGATAGTGGAGACCAGCCACTGCAGCTGAACATCCTTGGATGAGAGCATTCAATGCCCTGTTCTTTATTACTGGAGTTCCCATCTATCTGGGTTAGGCTGGGGTGGTggtagttcaagtggttaaggacCGGAAGATCGAGGTTCAatccccagcaccgccaagctgccaccactgggcccttaagcaaggcccccaacccaccctgatCCAGGgggctgcatcatggctgaccctgcactctgaccccaactcccaaggatgggatatgtgaagaaagaatttcactgtgcagtaatgtatatgtgacaaataaagacaacttaacctAACTTAAATATACTAAACAACGTAAGAGAAAATAATGCCAGGGCTAATTTGACTTATTTATACTCCAGATACTCCTCAGATAGATGTGGCATCATTGAGATTTGTCTCACTGCAAATTCCTAGTGCCAAGAAGCACCACACATGTAATTATTTGACTGGTCCAGAATACTGGAAGTACTGGACACTTTAATACATTTGATACAATCATCACtgcaaaaaaatcttttcagcCCAGATCAAACAGCCTAAAATAGATCTGATTCAACTTGCCTGCTGAACAGAACCTGAACTCGGTGTTC is from Hemibagrus wyckioides isolate EC202008001 linkage group LG24, SWU_Hwy_1.0, whole genome shotgun sequence and encodes:
- the snrnp40 gene encoding U5 small nuclear ribonucleoprotein 40 kDa protein — translated: MIEAVKRGAEMALVPAGVKRPRTELVAAAQSQQLATMGPPRSSSLQAPIMLLSGHEGEVYCCKFHPNGSMLASAGFDRLILLWNVYGECENFATLKGHTGAVMELHYNTDGSLLFSASTDKTVCVWDSETGERVKRLKGHTSFVNSCFPARRGPQLACTGSDDGTVKLWDIRKKASVHTFQNTYQVLSVTFNDTSDQIISGGIDNDIKVWDLRQNKLIYSMQGHGDSVTGLSLSSEGSYLLSNSMDNSVRVWDIRPFAPKERCVKIFQGNAHNFEKNLLRCSWSADGSKIAAGSADRFVYIWDTTSRRILYKLPGHAGSVNEVAFHPEEPIVLSGSSDKRLYMGEIQ